CCGAGGCCATGGGTGCCACCGTCGTCGGCCCCGACGGCAAACGCACCCCGGTCGAGATGGGCAGCCACGGCATCGGCGTCTCGCGCCTGCTGGGTGCGATCATCGAAGCGAGCCACGACGACAAGGGCATCATCTGGCCCGAGGGCGTGACCCCGTTCCATGTCGGCATCGTCAACCTGAAACAGGGCGACGCCTCGACCGACAGCGCCTGCGAGGCGCTTTATGCCGAGCTGAAGGCGCAGGGCTTCGATCCGCTCTATGACGACCGCGACGAGCGCGCGGGGGCGAAATTCGCCACCATGGACCTGATCGGCCTGCCCTGGCGCATCACCGTCGGCCCGCGCGGCCTGGCGGCGAACAAGGTCGAGCTAACCTCGCGCAAGACCGGAGAGTCGGTCGAGATGTCGCCGCAAGAGGCGGTGGCGCGGCTGAAGGAGATCTATCAGCCGGTCTTCGACGCGGCGCTCTGAGGATCGGGCGGCCGTGCCGGTGGCGCGGCCGCAGGGGTATTTGCAAAACGGTGAAGGCGAGCGCCGGGCAGGATCATCTTGGGCGGCGCCTGCGTCTTCTTTGCTCTGGAAATACCCCAAGGACAGCGAAGCTTGCGCGGTCGCATGGGTATTTGCAGAGCAAAGAAGACGAGCCAGGAGGACGCATGGTGAAGAAGGCGCTCATCACCGGGATCACCGGGCAGGACGGCTCCTATCTGGCCGAATTCCTGCTGGAGCAGGGTTACGAGGTGCATGGCATCAAGCGCCGCGCCTCGTCATTCAATACCCAGCGGGTCGATCACATCTTCCAGGATCCGCATGAGGCGGGCTCGCGCTTCTTCCTGCATTACGGCGACCTGACGGACAGTTCGAACCTGACCCGGATCATGGCCGAGGTGCGCCCGGACGAGGTCTATAACCTAGGCGCGCAATCCCATGTCGCGGTCAGCTTCGAGGCGCCGGAATATACCGCCGACGTGGACGGGCTGGGCGCGCTGCGCCTGCTGGAGGCGATCCGCTTCCTGGGGCTCGAGAAGGCGACGCGCTATTACCAGGCCTCGAGTTCCGAACTTTACGGGCTGGTGCGCGAAAGCCCGCAGTCCGAACGCACGCCGTTTCATCCGCGCTCGCCCTATGCGGTGGCCAAGCTCTACGCCTATTGGATCACGGTGAACTATCGCGAGGCATATGGTCTCTTCGCCTGCAACGGCATCCTGTTCAACCACGAGAGCCCGCGCCGGGGCGAGACCTTCGTCACCCGCAAGATCACGCGCGGGCTGGCGAATATCGCCCAGGGGCTGGAGAAATGCCTCTATATGGGCAATCTCGATGCCTTGCGCGACTGGGGCCATGCCCGGGACTATGTGCGCATGCAATGGCTGATGCTGCAATGCGACACGCCGGACGATTACGTCATCGCCACCGGCGAGCAGCATTCCGTGCGCCAGTTCCTGATCTGGGCGGCGGAGGAACTGGGCATCGCGCTGGAGTTCCGCGGCACGGGCGTGGGCGAGGTGGCGGTGGTCGCCTCGGTCACCGGCGAGCTGGCGCCGGCGCTGCGGGTCGGCGACGTGGTGATGCGGGTCGATCCGAAATATTTCCGCCCGGCCGAGGTGCAGACCCTGCTCGGCGATGCCGCCAAGGCGCATCAGCGGCTGGGCTGGCGGCCCGAGACCGGGTTGCGCGAGATGATCGCCGAGATGGTCGCGGCCGATCTGCATGTCGCGCGCGGCCAGTCGCTGCTGGCGCGGCATGGCATGGCCGCGGCGGTCGCGCGCGAGGATCGCTGAATGGCCCGGCTGCTGGTCACCGGCGCGGGCGGCATGGTCGGGCGCAACCTGCTGGCGCATCCCGGCATCGCCGCCTGGCAGGTCATGGCGCCCGCGCGCGCCGAGCTGGACCTGTGCGACGCCGAGACCACGCGCGACTGGCTGATGCGCCACCGTCCCGATGCCGTGGTCCATGCCGCTGGCCGCGTCGGCGGCATCCAGGCCAATATGGCCGAACCGCTGCGTTTCCTTGACGAAAACGCCCGCATCGGGCTGAACCTGGTCGCCGCCTGCCGCGCGGCGCGGGTGCCGGTGCTGATCAATCTCGGCTCGAGCTGCGTCTATCCCAGGGATCTGGGCCGCGGCCTGTCCGAGGAGCAGATCCTGACCGGCCCCCTGGAGCCCACGAACGAAGGCTATGCCCTGGCCAAGATCATGGCCATGCGCGCCGTCGACTATGCCTGCCGCGAGGATCCGGCCCTGCTGTGGCGCACGCTGGTGCCCTGCAACCTCTACGGCCCGCATGACAGCTTCGACCCTGCGCGCTCGCATCTGCTGGCGGCGGTGATCGACAAGCTGCATCGCGCCCGCATCGCGGGTGCGGCCGAGGTCGAGATCTGGGGCGACGGCGAGGCGCGGCGCGAGTTCATGTATGCCCCCGACTTGGCCGAGGCGATCCTGCGCGCGCTGGCCGATCCGGCGCGGCTGCCGCCGGTGATGAATGTCGGGCCTGGCCAGGACCACAGCATCAACGATTATTACCGCATCGCCGCCGAGGTGATCGGCTGGCACGGCCGCTTCCGTCACGACCTGGCGCGCCCGGTGGGGATGCGGCAGAAGCTCATGTCGGTCGCGCGGCAGGCGGCCTGGGGCTGGGCGCCCGCCACGCCCCTGCGCGACGGCATCGCCGCGACCTATGCGCATTATCTGGAGCATCACGCATGAGCCGCTTTCCGCTGGCCACCTCGAGCTGGGACGCGGCCGAGCGCGACGCGCTGCAACGGGTCATCGAGTCGGACCGGTTCTCGATGGGCGCCGAGGTCGCGGCTTTCGAGGCGGAATTCGCCCGCTTCACCGGCAGCCGTTTTGCGGTGATGGTGAACTCGGGCTCCTCGGCGAACCTGGCGATGGTGGCGGCGCTGCGCTATACGGCGAACCCCGACCTGCGGCTGATGCCGGGGGACGAGGTGATCGTGCCCGCCGTGTCCTGGTCCACGACCTTCTTCCCGCTGCACCAATACGGGCTGCACCTGAAATTCGTCGATATCGACCGCGACACGCTGAACTACGACCTCGCGGCGCTGGAAGGCGCGGTGACGGACCGGACGCGGGCGATCATGGCGGTGAACCTCTTGGGCAATCCGAACGATTTCGGCGCCATCCGCGCCATCATCGGCAGCCGCCGCGTCGTGCTGATCGAGGACAATTGCGAATCGATGGGCGCGACATTCGCCGGGCGGCAGGCGGGCAGCTTCGGGGTGATGGGGACGTTCTCGACCTTCTTCTCGCACCATATCTCGACCATGGAGGGCGGGCTGGTCGTCACCGACGACGAGGAGCTTCACCATATCCTGCTGGCGCTGCGCGCGCATGGCTGGACGCGGAACCTGCCGAAATTCAATCGCTTGACCGGCGAGAAAAGCGACGATCCCTTCGAGGAAAGCTTTCGTTTCGTGCTGCCGGGCTACAACCTGCGCCCGCTGGAGATGTCGGGGGCGCTGGGGCGGGCGCAGCTGGCGAAACTGCCCGATCTGATCGCGGGACGGCGCAGGAATGGCGCGCTCTGGCAGCAGGCCATGGCGGAGCATCCGCTGTTCCGCATCCAGGCCGAGACCGGCGCCAGCAGTTGGTTCGGCTTTTCGCTGGTGCTGCGGCCGGACACGGACCTGAGCCGCCGCGCGGTGCTGGACCGGCTCGAGGCCCTGGGCTTCGAGACCCGGCCCATCGTCAGCGGCGATTTCACCCGCAACCCGGTGCTGGAGCTGATGGATCACAGCCTGCATGGCCGGATGATCCATGCCGCCGAGATCGACCTTAATGGTTTCTTCATCGGCAATCATCATTATGACATCAGCGAGGCGATCGGGATTCTGGCCGATTTCCGCGGCTGATCGCGCGACAAGGCGGGGCGGATGGGCGACAGGATACTGAAATGGATCGGCATTCTGGCGATCCTCGCGCTGGTGGGGCTGGCCGGCTATTTCGCCTGGCCCCGGCCGCCGCATCCGCTGGTGCCGGTGCCCACGCTGGACATGGTGCAGGCGGGTTTCCAGGCCCGGCTGGTGCCGCCGCAGTCCGGCTTGGTGCCGCTGCCCGCGCAGGTGACCGGCCGCAGCGCGGCCGGCCCCGCGCCCGGCAGCCGGCGCCATGAATGGCCCGGCTTCCACGCCGCCGCCCGGTTCCAGGGCAGCGCGGTCACGCTGCGCTTCGACGACGCGGTCAACCGCTGGCGCGTGACGCTGGACGGACAGGCAATCCTGGTCTCGCGCCCCGGCTGGCAGGACCTGCACATCACCGGGCTCGCGCCGGGCCCGCACCTGGTCCTGGCCGAGAAGATCAGCGAATCGCAGGCCCCTGCGGTGTTCGACGGCTTTTTCCTCGACGCCGGGGCCGAACCGCTTCCTGCGCCGCCACCGCCCGCGCGGCTGATCGAGTTCATCGGCGATTCCGATACCCTGGGCCTGGCCGATACCGCCCTGCGCCGCGACTGTTCCGAGGAGCAGGTATTTTCCGCCACCGACACCAGCCGCGCCTTCGGCCCGCAGGTGGCGCGGGCGCTGGGGGCGGATTACCGCATCATCGCCCGCTCGGGCATCGGGCTTCTGCGCAATTACGGCGGGGCGAGACCCGGGCGCGAGATGCCGCAGATCTATCCGCTGGCCCTGCCCCGCGACCCGGCGGCACCGACCCTGCCGCAGCGGTCCGCCGATGTTCTGGTGATCGCACTGGGCTCGAACGACTTCGGCTCGGATTTCGCCAAGGGCGAGCGGTGGGACAAGGCGGCGCTCGCTGCCGGTTTCGGCCCAGCGCTGGCGGATTTCGCCAGGGCGCGCTTGGCCGAGAACCCGGGCGCCCGGCTGGTGCTGCTGGCCTTCGGCGAATACGGGCCTGCGCTGACCGACGCCTATCGGACGGCCTCGGACCTGCTGGCCGCCGACGGGCTGGCCGCCGAGGTGGTGGTGCTGCGCGAGCCGCGCCGCAATGCCTGCCTGTGGCACCCTTCGCAGGCCGATCACGATGCCATCGCCAAGGTCTTGTCCCAGGTGCTGAAGACGCCGGACTGAAGAACTGTGCTCTTGCGCCCAGGGCCGCACGACAGAATAGTGGAACTCCAACCGCAGCGATCAGCCATGCA
This portion of the Paracoccus sp. N5 genome encodes:
- a CDS encoding SGNH/GDSL hydrolase family protein — its product is MGDRILKWIGILAILALVGLAGYFAWPRPPHPLVPVPTLDMVQAGFQARLVPPQSGLVPLPAQVTGRSAAGPAPGSRRHEWPGFHAAARFQGSAVTLRFDDAVNRWRVTLDGQAILVSRPGWQDLHITGLAPGPHLVLAEKISESQAPAVFDGFFLDAGAEPLPAPPPPARLIEFIGDSDTLGLADTALRRDCSEEQVFSATDTSRAFGPQVARALGADYRIIARSGIGLLRNYGGARPGREMPQIYPLALPRDPAAPTLPQRSADVLVIALGSNDFGSDFAKGERWDKAALAAGFGPALADFARARLAENPGARLVLLAFGEYGPALTDAYRTASDLLAADGLAAEVVVLREPRRNACLWHPSQADHDAIAKVLSQVLKTPD
- a CDS encoding DegT/DnrJ/EryC1/StrS family aminotransferase; this translates as MSRFPLATSSWDAAERDALQRVIESDRFSMGAEVAAFEAEFARFTGSRFAVMVNSGSSANLAMVAALRYTANPDLRLMPGDEVIVPAVSWSTTFFPLHQYGLHLKFVDIDRDTLNYDLAALEGAVTDRTRAIMAVNLLGNPNDFGAIRAIIGSRRVVLIEDNCESMGATFAGRQAGSFGVMGTFSTFFSHHISTMEGGLVVTDDEELHHILLALRAHGWTRNLPKFNRLTGEKSDDPFEESFRFVLPGYNLRPLEMSGALGRAQLAKLPDLIAGRRRNGALWQQAMAEHPLFRIQAETGASSWFGFSLVLRPDTDLSRRAVLDRLEALGFETRPIVSGDFTRNPVLELMDHSLHGRMIHAAEIDLNGFFIGNHHYDISEAIGILADFRG
- a CDS encoding NAD-dependent epimerase/dehydratase family protein, which codes for MARLLVTGAGGMVGRNLLAHPGIAAWQVMAPARAELDLCDAETTRDWLMRHRPDAVVHAAGRVGGIQANMAEPLRFLDENARIGLNLVAACRAARVPVLINLGSSCVYPRDLGRGLSEEQILTGPLEPTNEGYALAKIMAMRAVDYACREDPALLWRTLVPCNLYGPHDSFDPARSHLLAAVIDKLHRARIAGAAEVEIWGDGEARREFMYAPDLAEAILRALADPARLPPVMNVGPGQDHSINDYYRIAAEVIGWHGRFRHDLARPVGMRQKLMSVARQAAWGWAPATPLRDGIAATYAHYLEHHA
- the gmd gene encoding GDP-mannose 4,6-dehydratase, producing MVKKALITGITGQDGSYLAEFLLEQGYEVHGIKRRASSFNTQRVDHIFQDPHEAGSRFFLHYGDLTDSSNLTRIMAEVRPDEVYNLGAQSHVAVSFEAPEYTADVDGLGALRLLEAIRFLGLEKATRYYQASSSELYGLVRESPQSERTPFHPRSPYAVAKLYAYWITVNYREAYGLFACNGILFNHESPRRGETFVTRKITRGLANIAQGLEKCLYMGNLDALRDWGHARDYVRMQWLMLQCDTPDDYVIATGEQHSVRQFLIWAAEELGIALEFRGTGVGEVAVVASVTGELAPALRVGDVVMRVDPKYFRPAEVQTLLGDAAKAHQRLGWRPETGLREMIAEMVAADLHVARGQSLLARHGMAAAVAREDR